The following proteins are encoded in a genomic region of Galbibacter sp. BG1:
- a CDS encoding SprT-like domain-containing protein, whose translation MHTVLVKYLPERAVGSCLELIMQNQVHLKIVNERVTRHGDYRAMPDGSHQITVNANLNKYRFLITLVHEIAHLVAFKKYGRAIKPHGVEWKHTFQQLMLPFIRPEVFPTSLLPILARHFKNPKASSDTDARLSVALKEFDPQNDKNYIFELPMGSTFRIYNGKVFKKGNKRVKRYECVEVASGKVYLFQPNAEVELLTN comes from the coding sequence ATGCATACTGTTTTAGTGAAATATTTACCAGAGAGAGCTGTAGGTTCGTGCTTAGAACTTATAATGCAGAACCAAGTGCATCTCAAAATTGTAAATGAGAGGGTCACTAGACATGGAGATTACCGAGCGATGCCAGATGGAAGCCATCAAATTACTGTAAATGCCAACTTAAATAAATATAGGTTTTTAATTACATTGGTACATGAGATTGCCCATTTGGTCGCTTTTAAAAAATATGGCCGGGCCATTAAGCCGCATGGGGTAGAATGGAAACATACCTTTCAACAATTAATGCTTCCTTTTATCCGGCCAGAAGTTTTTCCAACGTCCTTGCTACCAATTCTGGCAAGGCATTTTAAAAACCCTAAAGCGAGCAGCGATACCGATGCAAGACTTTCTGTAGCACTTAAAGAATTTGATCCTCAGAACGATAAAAATTATATATTTGAATTGCCCATGGGAAGTACGTTCCGAATCTATAATGGAAAAGTCTTTAAAAAAGGAAACAAGAGGGTGAAAAGATATGAATGTGTAGAAGTAGCCTCAGGGAAGGTGTATCTTTTTCAACCGAATGCAGAAGTGGAGCTACTTACCAATTAA
- a CDS encoding SDR family NAD(P)-dependent oxidoreductase, protein MAKNIVITGTSRGIGFELVKLLSEKGHTVLALSRNSNPINSLNLQNVTAFDCDIYKEGDLNKVKDFLNSRGQKVDVLINNAGLLVNKPFSEISMKDFEEVYKVNVFGVAALTQIVAPLMPKEGHVVTVSSMGGVQGSMKFPGLSAYSSSKGAVITLTELLAEEYKETGPSFNVLALGAVQTEMLEEAFPGLKAPTTPQEMAAYIAEFSLNAHKFYNGKLLQVSNSTP, encoded by the coding sequence ATGGCAAAAAATATTGTAATCACAGGAACAAGTAGGGGAATAGGTTTTGAATTGGTTAAATTACTTTCTGAAAAAGGGCATACTGTTTTGGCGCTTTCAAGAAATTCAAATCCAATTAACAGTTTAAACCTCCAAAATGTAACCGCTTTCGATTGTGATATTTATAAAGAAGGGGATCTAAATAAAGTAAAGGATTTTTTAAATAGTAGAGGGCAAAAGGTAGATGTGCTTATTAACAATGCGGGTTTGCTAGTGAATAAGCCATTTTCTGAAATTTCCATGAAAGATTTTGAAGAGGTATATAAAGTAAATGTTTTTGGTGTTGCTGCTTTAACACAAATAGTTGCACCGTTAATGCCTAAAGAGGGGCATGTGGTAACCGTAAGCAGTATGGGGGGTGTACAGGGAAGTATGAAATTCCCTGGTCTATCGGCTTACAGCTCTTCCAAAGGAGCCGTAATTACCCTTACCGAATTGTTGGCCGAAGAATATAAAGAAACGGGTCCTTCTTTTAATGTATTGGCGTTGGGTGCCGTACAAACTGAAATGTTGGAAGAGGCCTTCCCTGGTTTAAAAGCGCCTACCACCCCGCAGGAAATGGCAGCTTACATAGCCGAATTTTCTTTAAATGCCCATAAATTTTACAATGGTAAACTCTTGCAAGTGAGTAATAGTACTCCATAA
- a CDS encoding pyruvate dehydrogenase complex dihydrolipoamide acetyltransferase, with translation MAEIINMPRLSDTMEEGVVAKWLKQVGDKVEEGDILAEIETDKATMEFESFHEGTLLHIGIEEGDGAPVDSLLAIIGEEGEDISGLINGEGKSSEDSKDKEEKSKDKESEDKKSEDKKDNEKETSKEDSSEDDSEGGEIPEGVEVVTMPRLSDTMEEGTVASWLKNVGDDVEEGDILAEIETDKATMEFESFYAGKLLYIGIEEGQSAPVDDILAIIGPDGTDVDAVLAASKGGGQSASKKESGSEKADEGKEEQKETSKETKESSQEQKSTSSSSSSDGRIFASPLAKKMAEDKGIDLSNVNGSGENGRIVKKDIENYKKPAESKPAAQESASPSSAMPFVPAGEESTEEKKNSQMRKTIAKRLGESKFSAPHYYLTIEADMTNAMASRKQINELPDTKVSFNDMVVKACAIALKKHPKVNTTWKGDVTVYNHHVHIGVAVAVDEGLLVPVLKFTDQMSLTQIGSQVKELAGKARNKKITPAEMEGSTFTVSNLGMFGIQEFTSIINQPNSAILSVGGIVEKPVVKNGEIVVGHTMKVTLACDHRTVDGATGAQFLQTLQAYLENPVTMLA, from the coding sequence TAAAGCTACTATGGAGTTTGAATCTTTTCACGAAGGGACATTGTTGCATATTGGTATAGAAGAAGGCGATGGTGCTCCTGTAGATTCCCTTTTGGCAATTATTGGAGAAGAGGGTGAAGATATTTCAGGATTGATCAATGGTGAGGGGAAATCTTCAGAAGATTCTAAAGACAAGGAAGAAAAGTCTAAAGACAAAGAATCCGAAGACAAAAAATCAGAAGATAAAAAAGATAATGAGAAAGAAACTTCTAAAGAAGACTCCAGTGAGGATGATTCTGAAGGAGGGGAAATTCCAGAAGGTGTAGAAGTGGTTACCATGCCACGCTTGAGTGACACCATGGAGGAAGGTACAGTTGCTTCTTGGTTGAAAAACGTGGGAGACGATGTGGAAGAAGGCGATATCTTAGCGGAAATTGAAACCGATAAGGCGACCATGGAATTTGAGTCTTTCTATGCCGGAAAGTTACTTTATATTGGTATTGAAGAAGGGCAATCGGCCCCTGTTGATGATATTCTGGCAATTATCGGCCCAGATGGAACCGATGTAGATGCGGTTTTAGCGGCTAGTAAAGGTGGCGGCCAATCAGCTTCTAAAAAAGAATCAGGTTCTGAAAAAGCTGACGAAGGCAAAGAAGAGCAAAAAGAAACTTCCAAAGAAACTAAAGAAAGCTCTCAAGAGCAAAAATCTACTTCTTCATCTTCCTCTAGCGATGGAAGGATTTTCGCTTCACCTTTAGCCAAGAAAATGGCAGAAGATAAAGGGATTGATCTTTCCAATGTAAATGGATCTGGTGAGAATGGAAGAATAGTTAAGAAAGATATAGAAAATTATAAAAAACCTGCGGAAAGCAAACCTGCAGCCCAAGAAAGTGCTTCCCCTTCTAGCGCAATGCCTTTTGTTCCTGCTGGAGAAGAGAGTACAGAAGAGAAGAAGAATTCGCAAATGCGTAAAACCATTGCGAAGCGTCTTGGGGAATCTAAATTCTCGGCTCCTCACTACTACCTTACTATTGAGGCGGACATGACCAATGCGATGGCATCCCGTAAACAAATTAATGAATTGCCAGATACCAAGGTGTCTTTTAACGATATGGTGGTGAAGGCTTGTGCCATAGCTCTTAAAAAGCACCCAAAAGTTAATACAACTTGGAAAGGGGATGTAACGGTTTACAATCACCATGTGCATATTGGGGTTGCTGTAGCCGTTGATGAAGGTCTTTTGGTACCGGTATTGAAATTTACCGATCAGATGAGTCTTACCCAAATAGGTTCTCAAGTGAAAGAATTAGCTGGAAAGGCGAGAAACAAGAAAATAACGCCTGCCGAAATGGAAGGTAGTACTTTTACTGTTTCTAATTTGGGAATGTTCGGGATTCAAGAATTTACCTCTATTATCAATCAACCGAACTCTGCTATTCTTTCTGTTGGGGGAATTGTAGAAAAGCCGGTGGTTAAAAATGGGGAGATTGTGGTAGGACATACCATGAAAGTAACATTGGCATGCGATCACCGTACGGTTGACGGTGCCACTGGAGCTCAATTTTTACAAACTCTACAGGCCTATTTAGAAAATCCTGTTACCATGTTGGCGTAA
- a CDS encoding M28 family metallopeptidase, with protein MKKFLFVLSLLAIACKSTSTPVADTPKNEISTAVNSVVTASEVKKNLSFLASDELKGREAGSEGINAAASYIENIFQQNGVKPYFETYNDTLTNFEGPTYNIVGMVEGNDPSLKNEFVVIGAHYDHIGSGKPVGDDTIANGANDNASGTTAVIEFAKYFGTKKTNKRSMLFVLFSAEEKGLLGSRHLAKKLKEENFNLYAMVNFEMIGVPMQRETLTYLTGYKESNMAKKMNDYAGEEIVGFLPKAGEYNLFKRSDNYPFYEEFKVPAQTICTFDFTNYDYYHHVDDEKSEMDFEHMANVINKMTPVLEEMANTSEKEIKMNSL; from the coding sequence ATGAAAAAATTTTTATTCGTTTTATCACTGCTTGCCATTGCTTGTAAATCTACATCTACACCGGTAGCAGATACTCCAAAAAATGAAATATCAACCGCTGTAAATTCGGTAGTAACTGCTTCCGAAGTAAAGAAAAACTTATCGTTTTTAGCTTCCGATGAATTGAAGGGAAGGGAAGCTGGTTCTGAAGGAATTAATGCCGCGGCCTCCTATATCGAGAACATCTTTCAGCAAAATGGAGTGAAGCCATATTTTGAAACCTACAACGATACGCTTACCAACTTTGAGGGGCCTACTTACAACATTGTGGGGATGGTAGAGGGCAATGATCCTTCTCTAAAAAATGAATTTGTAGTAATTGGGGCTCATTACGACCATATTGGTTCGGGTAAGCCTGTAGGAGACGATACCATAGCCAATGGAGCGAACGATAATGCTTCGGGTACAACGGCGGTAATTGAATTTGCAAAGTATTTTGGAACTAAGAAAACAAATAAACGCAGTATGCTTTTCGTGCTTTTTTCCGCAGAAGAGAAAGGGCTTTTGGGTTCGAGACATTTGGCAAAAAAATTAAAGGAAGAAAACTTTAATTTGTATGCCATGGTAAATTTTGAAATGATAGGAGTGCCTATGCAAAGGGAGACCCTAACCTATCTTACAGGCTACAAGGAGAGCAATATGGCAAAAAAAATGAATGACTATGCAGGGGAAGAGATTGTTGGTTTTTTACCCAAAGCTGGGGAGTACAATCTTTTTAAGCGATCGGATAACTATCCTTTCTATGAAGAGTTTAAAGTGCCTGCCCAAACTATTTGTACGTTCGATTTTACTAATTACGATTATTACCATCATGTGGATGACGAGAAAAGTGAGATGGATTTTGAACACATGGCAAACGTAATCAATAAAATGACTCCCGTGTTAGAGGAAATGGCAAACACTTCAGAAAAAGAAATTAAAATGAATAGTCTATAA
- a CDS encoding NUDIX hydrolase yields MYEVFVNEHRIILTNKIEKETDFKLFLMETVDIDDVVHQLNKGKIKCAHIYYEDEKLLLKKFIKKVPLVVAAGGMVKNKKGEILFIFRNNKWDLPKGKLDKGESIEEAAIREVEEETGVKKLKIESFLRKTYHIFKRNGTYKLKETHWYLMHSKYKGELVPQCKENIEIAEWRPESDVPKLMENSYENIKTLF; encoded by the coding sequence ATGTATGAAGTTTTTGTAAATGAACATCGTATTATTTTAACCAACAAAATAGAGAAGGAAACAGATTTTAAATTGTTTCTTATGGAAACTGTTGATATCGACGATGTTGTTCATCAATTGAATAAGGGTAAAATTAAATGTGCCCATATTTATTACGAAGACGAAAAGTTGCTTCTTAAAAAGTTTATTAAGAAAGTACCTTTGGTGGTTGCGGCTGGCGGAATGGTGAAAAATAAAAAAGGGGAAATCTTATTTATCTTCAGAAATAATAAGTGGGACCTGCCAAAAGGGAAATTGGATAAAGGTGAATCTATTGAAGAAGCTGCCATTCGAGAGGTAGAAGAGGAGACCGGGGTGAAAAAACTCAAAATTGAATCTTTCCTAAGAAAGACCTACCATATTTTTAAAAGAAACGGTACGTATAAACTCAAAGAGACTCATTGGTATTTAATGCATAGTAAATACAAAGGGGAATTGGTGCCTCAATGCAAGGAGAATATTGAAATTGCCGAATGGCGGCCAGAATCGGATGTTCCTAAACTTATGGAGAACTCTTACGAAAACATAAAAACCCTGTTTTAA
- a CDS encoding SRPBCC family protein, protein MKIETEKKTVNKSAEELYNFLGDVKNFEKLMPENISKFEVLGEEKFLFALKGMPEIVLKMKEKQPHDKIVLGAASDKLPFTLTADINSLEENKSEAKLTFEGEFNAMMGMMIKGPITNFINTLTNNMDKAV, encoded by the coding sequence ATGAAAATAGAAACCGAGAAAAAAACGGTAAACAAATCAGCTGAAGAATTGTACAATTTTTTAGGTGATGTAAAAAACTTCGAAAAATTAATGCCTGAGAACATTAGCAAATTTGAAGTTTTAGGTGAAGAAAAATTTCTTTTTGCTTTAAAAGGCATGCCGGAAATAGTTTTAAAAATGAAAGAAAAGCAGCCGCATGACAAAATTGTATTGGGAGCTGCTAGCGACAAACTTCCATTTACCCTTACGGCAGACATCAATAGTCTTGAAGAAAACAAAAGTGAAGCGAAGTTGACTTTTGAAGGGGAATTTAATGCCATGATGGGAATGATGATAAAAGGGCCTATCACCAACTTTATAAACACCCTTACCAACAATATGGACAAGGCGGTTTAA
- a CDS encoding M14 family metallopeptidase, producing MKKMLFTLLVVLNFIHVVAQKPDFTTEFEKSKGMETATYNETIAFYKRLAETYPSIKVLKQGETDSGKHLHLVLLNPDANFNLENVRQNKLILFINNGIHPGEPDGIDATMMLYRDIAQGKTEMPKHTVLATIPIYNIGGSLNRNSTSRTNQNGPAAYGFRGNARNYDLNRDFIKNDTKNAQSFAKIYHYLQPDVFIDNHVSNGADYQYVLTHLFTQHNKLGGAAGAYLQDQMMPDMIASLEKKDYDITPYVNVFNEVPEKGFSQFYDSPRYSTGYTTLWNTLGMMVETHMLKDYSKRVYGTYELMQSMIDIIEKDYKKIAEVREATNQYFLNAEIYPIAWEVDKSNHSTLDFKGFEGEKVTSEVTGLQRLKYNRNKPFTKKVNYFDEFKPTKAVTIPEAYLIPKAYSRVIDLLKLNGVILTEPQKAEDISVQVYHIADFTTVGAPYEGHYLHKNTTVTASNETIDVDPGNYYLVSTNQPSIRYILETLEPEAADSFFNWNFFDTILQQKEGFSPYVWEDKALEFLNSNPEIKKEFKTKKTNDKEFAKNWYAQLDWIHKKSPNYEKAHLRYPIYRILKK from the coding sequence ATGAAAAAGATGCTGTTCACCCTTTTAGTCGTTTTAAATTTTATCCACGTAGTGGCTCAAAAACCAGATTTTACTACGGAATTTGAAAAATCCAAAGGAATGGAAACAGCTACCTATAATGAAACCATTGCTTTTTATAAGCGATTGGCCGAAACATACCCGAGCATTAAGGTTTTAAAGCAAGGTGAAACAGACAGTGGGAAACATTTGCATTTGGTGTTATTAAATCCAGATGCTAATTTTAATCTGGAAAACGTTCGGCAAAACAAACTTATTCTTTTTATCAATAACGGCATTCATCCAGGAGAGCCCGACGGTATCGATGCTACCATGATGCTTTATAGGGATATTGCACAAGGAAAAACCGAGATGCCCAAACACACAGTTTTAGCGACAATCCCCATTTACAATATCGGCGGATCGCTAAACCGTAACAGCACCTCAAGAACCAATCAAAATGGACCAGCAGCATACGGTTTTAGGGGTAATGCCAGAAACTACGACCTCAACCGTGATTTCATTAAAAACGATACCAAAAACGCACAATCGTTCGCCAAAATATATCATTATCTCCAACCTGATGTTTTTATAGACAACCACGTAAGTAATGGAGCCGATTATCAATATGTACTTACGCATTTATTTACACAGCACAATAAATTGGGTGGTGCAGCTGGCGCTTATCTTCAAGACCAAATGATGCCAGATATGATTGCTTCCTTAGAAAAGAAAGACTACGATATAACCCCTTATGTAAACGTTTTTAATGAAGTTCCCGAAAAAGGATTTTCACAGTTTTACGATTCCCCACGTTACTCTACAGGATATACCACATTGTGGAATACACTTGGGATGATGGTAGAAACACATATGCTTAAAGACTACTCAAAAAGAGTGTACGGCACTTATGAATTAATGCAAAGCATGATCGATATAATAGAAAAAGACTATAAAAAAATAGCCGAAGTTCGAGAAGCTACCAACCAATATTTTTTAAATGCAGAAATCTACCCAATAGCTTGGGAAGTTGATAAAAGCAATCATTCCACATTAGATTTTAAAGGGTTTGAAGGCGAAAAAGTAACCAGTGAGGTTACAGGCCTTCAGCGGTTAAAATACAACAGAAATAAACCTTTCACCAAGAAAGTTAACTATTTCGATGAGTTTAAACCCACAAAAGCGGTTACAATCCCCGAGGCCTATTTAATTCCAAAAGCATATTCAAGGGTTATAGATCTTTTAAAATTGAATGGAGTGATCTTAACGGAACCACAAAAAGCAGAAGATATTTCTGTACAAGTCTATCATATAGCAGATTTCACTACGGTGGGTGCCCCGTACGAAGGACATTATCTCCATAAAAACACAACCGTGACAGCAAGTAATGAAACTATTGATGTAGATCCAGGGAACTATTATTTAGTGAGCACCAATCAACCCTCCATACGGTATATCCTTGAGACTTTAGAGCCCGAGGCGGCGGATTCTTTTTTTAATTGGAACTTTTTTGATACCATCCTTCAGCAAAAAGAAGGATTTTCCCCATATGTTTGGGAAGACAAAGCATTGGAATTTTTAAATAGCAACCCAGAAATTAAAAAGGAGTTCAAAACCAAAAAAACCAATGATAAGGAGTTTGCGAAAAACTGGTATGCCCAGTTGGATTGGATCCATAAAAAATCTCCCAACTACGAAAAGGCCCATTTGCGATATCCAATCTATCGGATTTTAAAAAAATAG
- a CDS encoding mannose-1-phosphate guanylyltransferase, whose product MNKNYYAILMAGGIGSRFWPVSTAKLPKQFHDILGAGETLIQKTFKRLNKIIPKENIFILTNEEYETLVMEQLPEVKKAQLVLEPAMRNTAPCILYASLKIKKQNPNALLVVAPSDHWIEDEASFVEDIQLSFDTCEKEDVLMTLGIKPTFPNTGYGYIQHEKKPSEKIKKVEQFCEKPDYKTAKKFIKQGNFLWNAGIFIWSVQSVLKSFEKFQSQMFHQLNKGYDDINTDREKKFIDESYPQTEKISIDYAIMEPSKNIYVLPASFDWNDLGTWGALYDELPKDENKNVVVNAKNLLENSKGNVIHTSANKTVVIGGLKNYIVIDEKDKLLIYPKKKEQEIKDLVKKLEDKYGN is encoded by the coding sequence ATGAATAAAAATTATTACGCAATATTAATGGCAGGAGGTATCGGGTCTCGTTTTTGGCCCGTAAGTACTGCTAAATTACCAAAACAGTTTCATGACATCCTTGGAGCTGGAGAAACGCTTATTCAAAAAACCTTCAAACGTCTCAATAAAATAATTCCGAAGGAAAATATATTTATCTTAACCAATGAAGAATACGAAACATTGGTTATGGAACAGTTGCCCGAGGTAAAAAAGGCACAGCTGGTTTTAGAACCGGCAATGCGAAATACCGCACCGTGCATTTTATATGCTTCCTTGAAAATAAAAAAGCAAAACCCCAATGCCCTTTTGGTAGTTGCTCCCAGCGATCATTGGATAGAAGATGAGGCCAGTTTTGTGGAAGACATTCAATTGAGTTTTGATACCTGTGAAAAAGAGGACGTTTTAATGACCTTGGGAATAAAACCAACTTTTCCAAATACTGGTTACGGGTACATTCAACACGAAAAAAAGCCTTCAGAAAAAATAAAAAAAGTAGAACAGTTTTGCGAGAAACCCGACTATAAAACAGCCAAGAAGTTTATAAAACAAGGTAATTTTCTTTGGAATGCAGGCATATTTATATGGAGTGTACAAAGTGTTTTGAAGTCTTTTGAAAAATTTCAGTCACAGATGTTTCATCAGTTGAATAAAGGATACGATGATATAAACACCGATCGCGAAAAGAAGTTTATCGACGAATCTTACCCCCAAACAGAAAAGATCTCCATTGATTATGCCATAATGGAACCCTCTAAAAACATATATGTTTTACCGGCATCCTTCGATTGGAATGATTTAGGGACTTGGGGAGCACTTTATGATGAATTACCAAAAGACGAAAACAAAAATGTGGTTGTAAATGCCAAAAATTTGTTGGAAAATAGCAAAGGAAATGTAATTCATACTTCAGCAAATAAAACGGTGGTTATTGGTGGTTTAAAAAATTATATTGTTATTGATGAAAAAGACAAACTGTTAATTTACCCCAAAAAGAAAGAGCAAGAAATTAAAGATCTGGTTAAAAAACTAGAAGATAAATACGGCAACTAA
- the pyrE gene encoding orotate phosphoribosyltransferase gives MVLDKDTAKKTAELLLQINAIKLNPKNPFTWASGWKSPIYCDNRIVLSFPPIRNYIREHMAKQLEELYGKPDVIAGVATGAIGIGMLVAEVLSLPFVYVRPEPKKHGRGNQIEGFLDSGQSVVVVEDLISTGKSSLNAVKALKEEGAVVKGMIAIFSYGFDVSVENFKENNVSLYTLSNYEYLLQQAVDTNYINEKELLTLQDWRRDPGNWK, from the coding sequence ATGGTTTTAGATAAAGATACCGCCAAAAAGACAGCAGAACTTTTATTGCAAATTAATGCAATAAAGTTGAATCCAAAAAATCCTTTTACATGGGCATCCGGATGGAAATCGCCCATTTACTGCGACAACAGAATTGTACTATCCTTTCCTCCCATAAGAAATTACATTCGGGAGCATATGGCCAAGCAACTCGAAGAGCTCTATGGTAAACCCGATGTTATAGCTGGGGTTGCTACGGGAGCTATCGGGATTGGGATGCTGGTAGCAGAAGTGCTTAGCTTGCCGTTTGTATATGTAAGGCCCGAACCTAAAAAGCATGGTCGAGGAAATCAAATTGAAGGTTTTCTGGACAGCGGCCAGAGTGTAGTTGTGGTAGAAGACCTCATCAGTACAGGGAAAAGCAGCTTAAATGCCGTTAAGGCCCTTAAAGAAGAAGGCGCCGTAGTAAAAGGAATGATTGCAATTTTTTCTTATGGATTTGATGTTTCGGTAGAAAATTTTAAAGAAAATAATGTTTCCCTGTATACATTGAGCAATTACGAATATTTATTGCAACAGGCGGTAGATACCAATTATATTAACGAGAAAGAATTATTAACGCTACAGGATTGGCGTAGAGATCCTGGAAACTGGAAATAA
- a CDS encoding DUF389 domain-containing protein: MKGELGQDNITPTDNSSEERVKKDFSGFLGSLKKFFEELLDIRNNTDQEATKESIINDIPFKGHTSWILVCSIFIASIGLNANSTAVVIGAMLISPLMGPILGIGMSVAINDIDTLRRSLKNFAVMVILSIITAFLFFKIFPLRDESSELLARTAPDIRDVLIAFFGGTALVIARAKKGTIASVIFGVAIATALMPPLCTVGFGLAKGNIDYALGALYLFTINTIFIALATFIVLKILKFPMVKYANSKRRKRIAQIASIFAILVMIPAGKTFYDVLQESNFRNQANNFITEEVKTYQFAGGGFLLDKYSVVEYNKGENPFIELVFMGDEAIPKNIQETWRTKMQSYSKLKDANLIIMGGENSESEDKFNYVSELYESKKQEIASKEQQIEVLEKEIERLSKFAYNEVPFEEISKEVKINYGEVEELGFGNEIITNFKKTDTIPIFLVKWDKNLSSAQKKKQTEKLNEWLKVRMKNDKVEVKDQG, encoded by the coding sequence ATGAAAGGGGAGCTTGGGCAAGATAACATAACCCCTACGGATAATTCCAGTGAGGAACGGGTAAAAAAAGATTTTTCGGGCTTTCTTGGCAGCCTTAAAAAGTTTTTTGAGGAACTGTTGGATATTAGAAATAATACCGACCAGGAGGCTACCAAAGAAAGTATTATAAACGATATACCGTTTAAGGGGCATACATCTTGGATTTTGGTATGTTCCATCTTCATAGCATCTATTGGGCTTAACGCCAATTCTACCGCGGTAGTTATCGGTGCCATGTTAATTTCTCCGCTAATGGGTCCGATTTTAGGAATTGGAATGTCAGTAGCTATTAACGATATCGATACGTTAAGGAGATCGCTCAAGAATTTTGCGGTAATGGTTATCTTAAGTATAATCACTGCATTTCTTTTCTTTAAAATATTTCCGCTTCGGGATGAGTCTTCAGAGCTACTGGCGAGAACGGCACCAGATATTCGGGATGTATTAATTGCATTTTTTGGTGGTACCGCTTTGGTGATTGCCAGAGCGAAAAAGGGAACTATTGCCAGTGTTATTTTTGGGGTAGCAATTGCTACGGCGTTGATGCCTCCATTGTGTACGGTTGGTTTCGGACTCGCAAAAGGGAATATCGACTATGCGTTGGGAGCCCTATACCTCTTTACCATTAACACAATATTTATTGCGTTGGCAACTTTTATCGTTTTGAAGATCTTAAAGTTTCCTATGGTAAAATATGCGAATTCTAAAAGGAGAAAACGCATCGCACAGATTGCCTCTATTTTTGCAATTTTGGTAATGATCCCAGCTGGTAAAACGTTTTACGATGTTTTACAGGAGTCAAATTTTAGAAATCAGGCGAATAATTTTATTACTGAAGAGGTAAAAACATATCAATTTGCTGGCGGCGGATTTTTACTGGATAAATACTCGGTGGTAGAATACAATAAAGGCGAAAATCCATTTATAGAATTGGTGTTTATGGGAGATGAAGCTATCCCAAAAAATATCCAGGAAACATGGAGAACCAAGATGCAGTCTTATTCTAAGCTTAAAGATGCAAACCTGATAATCATGGGGGGCGAGAATAGCGAATCGGAAGATAAATTTAATTATGTGAGTGAGCTTTACGAGTCTAAAAAACAGGAGATTGCTTCTAAAGAACAGCAAATTGAGGTATTGGAGAAAGAGATTGAACGTTTAAGCAAGTTTGCCTATAACGAAGTGCCTTTCGAGGAAATATCGAAAGAGGTAAAGATAAATTATGGGGAAGTGGAAGAGCTCGGTTTCGGAAATGAAATCATCACGAATTTTAAAAAGACGGATACCATTCCGATTTTCTTGGTAAAATGGGATAAAAACCTTTCTTCCGCACAGAAAAAGAAACAAACAGAAAAATTGAATGAATGGCTTAAAGTAAGAATGAAAAATGATAAGGTAGAAGTGAAAGACCAGGGTTAA